From Aquificota bacterium, one genomic window encodes:
- the mtnP gene encoding S-methyl-5'-thioadenosine phosphorylase, translated as MIGVIGGSGLYKLEGFEVIDKIKVRTPFGEPSSPVVVVNVAGKRLFFLSRHGEGHIYPPHLVPYRANLWAFRELGVKRVIAISAVGGINRRLSPGDFVVIDDLLDFTKNRKDTFYEGKFSLPVAGEDKVARLLKEGKVVHIDATQLYCPQMRRIMIEVLEELKLPYHASGTYACTEGPRFETPAEIRMIEKLGGDVVGMTSYPEVVLARELTMCYMSLCVVANPAAGIAGYRLTSDEVINLMKQKEEEIGKVLIEFLKRIPEERDCGCEKILEGAEV; from the coding sequence ATGATAGGTGTAATTGGTGGAAGTGGTCTATACAAGCTTGAGGGCTTTGAGGTAATAGATAAAATCAAGGTAAGAACACCCTTTGGAGAACCCTCCTCTCCCGTAGTGGTGGTGAATGTGGCAGGGAAAAGGCTTTTCTTCCTCTCAAGGCATGGAGAAGGCCACATATACCCTCCCCATCTTGTCCCATATAGGGCAAACCTCTGGGCTTTTAGGGAGCTGGGTGTAAAGAGGGTAATAGCCATATCTGCTGTGGGTGGTATAAACAGAAGGCTATCACCGGGAGACTTTGTAGTTATAGATGACCTTTTGGACTTTACAAAGAATAGGAAGGACACCTTTTATGAGGGCAAGTTCTCCCTGCCAGTGGCCGGTGAGGACAAGGTGGCAAGGCTTTTAAAAGAGGGTAAGGTGGTCCATATAGACGCAACCCAGCTCTATTGCCCTCAGATGAGAAGGATTATGATTGAAGTGCTTGAGGAGCTAAAGCTTCCTTATCATGCCTCCGGCACCTATGCCTGCACGGAAGGTCCAAGGTTTGAAACGCCCGCAGAGATAAGGATGATAGAAAAGCTGGGTGGGGATGTGGTGGGCATGACGAGCTATCCTGAGGTGGTCTTGGCCCGTGAGCTTACCATGTGTTATATGAGCCTTTGTGTGGTGGCAAACCCAGCGGCGGGCATTGCAGGCTATCGCCTAACAAGCGATGAAGTTATAAACTTAATGAAACAAAAGGAAGAGGAGATAGGAAAAGTTCTTATTGAGTTTTTAAAGAGGATTCCAGAAGAAAGAGATTGTGGATGTGAAAAAATACTTGAAGGCGCAGAAGTTTAA